A single Micromonospora luteifusca DNA region contains:
- a CDS encoding ABC transporter permease, with translation MLRAFGYWITLYRRNWRGSIVISVLNPMLFLIGIGAGLGALVDANAPAQMAGVSYAAFFAPGMLAAAAMQSAFLEGSAGVARAAGYGAYRGATPTPLEPEQLAGGHLLFIAFRVLIASGAFIAVMAAFGLTGGWWALGALLGATLTGVAFAAPAAAWAVGVHKLRHIDTMFRFVIMPLYMFSGTFFAVSQLPEWIQPVSYLLPLWHGVELCRTLSLGTATITGSAVHIAYLLALAIGGFLVARITYRRRLHP, from the coding sequence ATGCTTCGCGCATTCGGATACTGGATCACGCTCTACCGGCGCAACTGGCGTGGCTCGATCGTGATCAGCGTGCTGAACCCGATGCTGTTCCTCATCGGCATCGGCGCCGGCTTGGGCGCCCTCGTCGACGCCAATGCCCCGGCCCAGATGGCCGGCGTCTCCTACGCGGCGTTCTTCGCTCCGGGCATGCTGGCCGCTGCCGCGATGCAGAGCGCGTTCCTGGAGGGGTCCGCTGGGGTCGCCCGGGCTGCGGGCTACGGGGCCTATCGGGGCGCCACACCGACGCCCCTCGAACCCGAGCAGCTCGCCGGCGGGCACCTGCTCTTCATCGCCTTCCGCGTGCTCATCGCCAGCGGAGCCTTCATCGCGGTGATGGCCGCATTCGGGTTGACCGGCGGATGGTGGGCTCTCGGCGCCCTGCTCGGTGCGACGCTTACCGGCGTCGCGTTCGCAGCACCGGCCGCAGCCTGGGCGGTAGGCGTGCACAAGCTGCGCCACATCGACACGATGTTCCGCTTCGTCATCATGCCGCTCTACATGTTCTCCGGCACGTTCTTCGCGGTCTCGCAGCTACCAGAGTGGATCCAACCGGTGTCCTACCTGTTGCCGCTCTGGCACGGGGTCGAGCTGTGCCGAACGCTCAGCCTCGGAACGGCGACGATCACCGGCAGCGCCGTCCACATCGCCTACCTGCTGGCGCTCGCGATCGGCGGCTTCCTGGTCGC
- a CDS encoding ABC transporter ATP-binding protein: MVSELPLVEARNLTKIYPARGSTKEFHAVDGIDFELQRGEAFGLLGPNGAGKSTTMRMIAATSPISGGSLRVLGMDPTKQGPEIRARLGVVTQDDCLDNELTVRENLHIYGRYFSLPRAVIRERANRLLDFAQLQEKAGDQVETLSGGMRRRLTIARSLINEPEILLLDEPTTGLDPQARHILWDRLFRLKQEGVTLILTTHYMDEAEQLCDRLIVVDHGRIVAQGSPRELINRYATREVLELRFHLDERDTAAEKLQTSTLATGGTDTDGRVELLPDRVLVYATDGEAALSAVHAMSLTPLTALVRRATLEDVFLKLTGRSLIE, from the coding sequence GTGGTGAGCGAACTTCCCCTGGTCGAGGCGAGAAATCTGACCAAGATCTATCCCGCACGCGGGTCCACAAAGGAGTTCCACGCAGTCGACGGCATCGACTTCGAGCTCCAGCGGGGCGAAGCCTTCGGCCTTCTCGGCCCTAACGGCGCCGGCAAGTCCACCACCATGCGCATGATCGCCGCGACGTCGCCGATCAGCGGCGGCAGCTTGCGTGTGCTCGGAATGGACCCGACGAAACAGGGGCCGGAAATCCGTGCCCGGCTGGGCGTCGTGACGCAGGACGACTGTCTTGACAACGAGCTCACCGTCCGGGAGAACCTGCACATCTACGGGCGATACTTCAGCCTGCCGCGGGCGGTCATCCGTGAACGCGCGAACAGACTGCTGGACTTCGCCCAGCTTCAGGAAAAGGCCGGCGACCAGGTCGAGACGCTGTCCGGTGGTATGCGCCGACGGCTGACCATTGCCCGTTCCCTGATCAACGAACCCGAGATCCTGCTGCTCGACGAGCCGACCACCGGCCTCGACCCGCAGGCTCGGCACATCCTGTGGGACCGGCTCTTCCGACTCAAGCAGGAGGGCGTCACGCTCATCCTCACCACGCACTACATGGACGAGGCCGAACAGCTCTGCGACCGGCTCATCGTCGTCGACCACGGCCGGATCGTCGCGCAAGGCTCCCCTCGCGAACTCATCAACAGGTACGCCACCAGAGAGGTTCTCGAACTCCGTTTCCACCTTGACGAACGGGACACCGCAGCGGAGAAGCTCCAGACGTCGACTTTGGCCACCGGCGGCACCGACACCGACGGCAGGGTCGAGCTACTCCCCGACCGGGTGCTCGTCTACGCCACCGACGGCGAGGCGGCCCTCTCCGCTGTGCACGCCATGTCGCTCACCCCACTCACCGCGCTGGTCCGCCGCGCGACGTTGGAGGACGTGTTCCTCAAGCTCACCGGCCGATCACTCATCGAGTAG
- a CDS encoding SAM-dependent methyltransferase translates to MLSFEVTPIGTVRNDRTDVQHTDNWGAVRSTITVDERFGEACLQGLEGFSHVEVLFIFDQFPEHGDYREPRPYRGRSDLPPVGVFAGRAPRRPNRIGVTCCAIESVQGRELTVVGLDAVSGTPVIDLKPTMAEFLPMDVKQPQWVSHVMSEYFQP, encoded by the coding sequence ATGCTCAGCTTCGAGGTCACCCCGATAGGTACGGTCCGCAATGACAGGACGGATGTCCAGCACACCGACAACTGGGGTGCCGTCCGCAGCACGATCACGGTTGACGAGCGCTTCGGCGAAGCGTGCCTCCAGGGCCTGGAGGGCTTCTCCCACGTGGAAGTCCTCTTCATCTTCGATCAGTTCCCGGAACACGGCGACTACCGCGAACCCCGCCCCTACCGCGGCCGCTCCGACCTCCCACCCGTTGGCGTATTCGCGGGCCGCGCTCCCCGCAGACCGAACCGCATCGGGGTGACGTGCTGCGCCATCGAATCCGTCCAGGGCCGCGAATTGACGGTGGTGGGCCTCGACGCGGTCTCGGGCACCCCCGTCATCGACCTCAAGCCGACGATGGCGGAGTTCCTCCCGATGGACGTCAAGCAGCCACAATGGGTCAGCCACGTGATGTCGGAGTACTTCCAGCCGTGA
- a CDS encoding GNAT family N-acetyltransferase, whose amino-acid sequence MPVDRSHRAVLGNLGQLYRHDLSEAYGHLPNDDGTFNDRPLDRFLAGVDPQRRAWLITAAGRTAGFVMTNPTEDGGMSIASFFVVRALRRTGVGRAAAGQLISLFPGRWSIAFQRYNSGVEAFWSQVATQIVGDSWETHDGPTHETRPPDTYLTFTTSG is encoded by the coding sequence ATGCCGGTCGACCGTTCGCACCGGGCGGTGCTTGGCAATCTGGGTCAGTTGTACCGTCATGATCTGTCGGAGGCGTACGGTCACCTCCCGAATGACGATGGCACGTTCAACGACCGACCGCTCGACCGGTTTCTCGCCGGTGTCGACCCGCAACGACGCGCTTGGCTGATCACTGCGGCCGGCCGGACGGCGGGCTTTGTGATGACGAACCCGACCGAGGACGGCGGTATGTCCATCGCCAGTTTCTTCGTCGTCCGCGCGCTGCGCCGCACGGGCGTTGGTCGTGCCGCAGCCGGTCAGCTCATCTCTCTGTTCCCAGGCCGATGGAGCATCGCCTTTCAGCGTTACAACTCTGGCGTTGAAGCGTTCTGGTCGCAGGTGGCGACCCAGATCGTCGGGGACTCGTGGGAAACCCACGACGGCCCCACTCACGAAACCCGGCCCCCCGATACCTATCTCACCTTCACCACCTCCGGATGA
- a CDS encoding pyridoxal phosphate-dependent aminotransferase, which yields MTAFVPSPMTALIDLPVRYDLAESTCPPLNLGDLADEATLAAVPLAYGTSRGAADLRALIAADVGVDAEQVLVTVGAIEAMFLLAQTTCSPGDRVLLATPCFPPARLVPEQLGARVDVVPLSFDDGYRLPLDQISEQLDPRTRLVSLASPQNPSGVRFTDQELRTLLAAVQERAPDAVVLVDETYRDSTYGDGTAPRSAATLSPQLVTCSSVSKAHGAPGLRLGWLTTTNTALYDQLREAKFLTTIACSTVDEFLAAQVLRKRPEILAPRAKRLREALDELLHWTRDRPIAIVVPDGGAMCCLRLPADRFSDDAVTAFYAHLTERDTRVAPGSWFGEHDRVFRLGFGHLSAADFSAALACVADALDACG from the coding sequence ATGACCGCCTTCGTGCCGAGCCCCATGACCGCTCTGATCGACCTCCCGGTCCGCTACGACCTAGCCGAGAGCACCTGCCCGCCGCTGAACCTGGGTGACCTTGCCGACGAGGCGACGCTGGCCGCCGTCCCGCTGGCCTACGGCACCTCACGGGGTGCTGCCGACCTGCGAGCGCTGATAGCGGCCGACGTCGGGGTGGACGCCGAGCAGGTGCTGGTGACGGTCGGCGCGATTGAGGCCATGTTCCTCTTGGCCCAGACGACCTGTTCCCCAGGAGATCGGGTTCTGCTGGCGACACCGTGCTTTCCGCCGGCTCGATTGGTCCCGGAACAGCTCGGGGCGCGGGTGGACGTGGTGCCGTTGTCGTTCGACGACGGCTACCGGTTGCCGCTGGACCAGATCTCCGAGCAGCTCGACCCGCGCACACGCCTGGTGTCCCTGGCTTCGCCGCAGAATCCGTCTGGTGTCCGGTTCACCGACCAGGAGTTGCGCACGTTGCTCGCGGCCGTGCAGGAGCGCGCTCCGGACGCGGTCGTCCTGGTTGACGAGACCTATCGGGATTCAACCTACGGTGACGGCACGGCACCGCGCTCGGCGGCGACGCTGTCGCCACAACTCGTCACCTGCTCGTCGGTGTCCAAGGCGCACGGCGCACCCGGCCTACGCCTCGGCTGGTTGACCACGACGAACACCGCGCTCTACGACCAACTGCGCGAGGCCAAGTTCCTGACCACGATCGCCTGCTCCACAGTCGACGAATTCCTCGCCGCACAGGTACTTCGGAAGCGGCCCGAGATCCTCGCGCCCAGGGCCAAGCGACTCCGGGAGGCGCTCGACGAGCTACTGCACTGGACGCGGGACCGGCCGATCGCCATCGTCGTCCCCGACGGCGGCGCCATGTGTTGCCTACGCCTGCCCGCAGACCGGTTCTCCGACGACGCGGTTACGGCCTTCTATGCCCACCTCACCGAGCGCGACACCCGAGTCGCGCCGGGATCCTGGTTCGGCGAGCACGACCGCGTCTTCCGGCTGGGCTTCGGCCACCTCTCAGCAGCCGACTTCAGCGCGGCCCTCGCATGCGTCGCCGACGCCCTCGACGCATGCGGTTGA
- a CDS encoding ALF repeat-containing protein yields MRIRSTLVAALAAAVTAGFAPAPAYAAEEPIESVRAEAVTLLREGGPVLSRAAATALTGSDDEVRTFVADGQHAARALDQRARLDDLVSSSGPAMASAAQPVLSGTDAGVDAFLNSGYQQPLEQDLRVRTSDTIAAGGAATGIAGRQALADGPEAVRAFLLGTSYDTAVQDDRVRIADIIATGGPQVQADGKAALAGTTEDIRYFLLRGQDVARARDQEIMTVSQLAEVARAARETAARETLAAREASDKAVAAAAAAKKAAEKAAAEAAAAKDDAKKATAAAGRAADAAGRAADAAQDAVTAASAARQAARIASHAAARAANAATLAGQAATRAYNAAAAALGDRNKADAARSAAQQARAAANQVKSIIDFINVAVAAADAAANAAIAAVSAVGNAGAAAAAADEAAGHAAVADSEAARAREQAARARRLAASATRSANEAQSLARTAAAAARQAKTYAERSAAHADAAADAAEAAADFAGTAKEAAAKASQHATAALAAAKDAADAALQAETVEQAARAADEQSLTTDTANALAEAAAARVVEQAKPADIMADVPEAQRVSAEAAGLLAAATASGASTETMLANGRRAAVLLREEGGPWTAQAAEEALAGDTETMRTFLFNGREEAATQDDRSRVLELISQDPENTALAEAAKAVLGKSHAEIVQFLAYPNYLGRATKDRIAVSDLIATGGPATVTAGKAALRGTPQDVYQFLRTGKDTAAATDDRVAIADIAAAGGPEVQAAAKVALAGPTAMGKKFLAVEQYRAKLRDEQTAAHVATVQSIVAAAAQSANLAAQDAALAAELAARANDAAADAEKYKTQAANSAKAAALYASQAATAAAAAKRSADAAAASAQTAKNAAADAKAAAADAQRSADQATSSAASAHSSANAAYESAAQAHASAIAAGKSAAEAASIALDAMKIATGKLLEAWAASDPNPTPPPVPDETGMEDSGDPVETRAMPESVGISNSEIAQLLLDLIGIFDPTGAADGASGLMSLWNGDWSGAGLSAISLFPYAGDAAAKGPKIIKDLKGFAWLAKRAHSAEFVNNLAFNVRYAGAARANRALGAMDNLLKEAAEFYAKNPGAVEAARKLRLPTKGPIVFVPPKGWNPAKPRIKNGGYEDAYGYQWRWHPAQQEWDVQLKPGKGSLDLFGKDAGHANISPTGRVTH; encoded by the coding sequence ATGCGAATACGATCCACACTGGTTGCCGCCCTTGCAGCGGCGGTCACGGCCGGTTTCGCGCCGGCCCCGGCCTACGCGGCCGAGGAACCCATCGAATCCGTACGGGCGGAAGCCGTCACCCTGCTCAGGGAAGGCGGGCCGGTCCTTTCTCGGGCAGCCGCGACGGCTCTGACCGGCTCTGACGACGAAGTGCGCACCTTCGTCGCCGACGGGCAGCACGCGGCCCGCGCGTTGGACCAGCGCGCACGTCTGGACGACCTGGTCTCCTCCAGCGGTCCCGCCATGGCCAGTGCCGCCCAGCCGGTCCTGAGTGGCACCGACGCGGGGGTGGACGCGTTCCTGAACAGCGGCTACCAACAGCCGCTCGAGCAGGACCTGCGGGTCCGGACCTCCGACACGATCGCCGCAGGCGGCGCCGCCACCGGCATCGCGGGCCGCCAGGCCCTTGCCGACGGGCCGGAGGCCGTACGCGCGTTCCTGCTCGGCACCTCCTACGACACGGCCGTCCAGGACGACCGGGTCCGAATCGCGGACATCATCGCCACCGGCGGCCCGCAGGTCCAGGCCGATGGGAAGGCCGCGCTGGCCGGCACCACCGAGGACATCCGCTACTTCCTCCTGCGCGGCCAGGACGTCGCACGGGCACGCGATCAGGAGATCATGACGGTCTCCCAGCTCGCCGAGGTCGCTCGGGCGGCGCGTGAGACCGCCGCCAGAGAGACCCTCGCGGCACGCGAGGCCTCTGACAAGGCAGTCGCCGCCGCTGCCGCGGCGAAGAAGGCTGCGGAGAAGGCCGCGGCCGAGGCCGCGGCGGCCAAGGACGACGCGAAGAAGGCCACCGCGGCGGCCGGTCGTGCCGCCGACGCCGCGGGGCGGGCCGCCGACGCGGCCCAGGACGCGGTCACCGCCGCCTCCGCCGCGCGCCAAGCCGCCCGGATCGCCTCCCACGCCGCCGCCCGGGCCGCCAACGCCGCGACGCTCGCAGGGCAGGCCGCCACCCGCGCCTACAACGCGGCCGCCGCCGCGTTGGGTGACAGGAACAAGGCCGACGCCGCCCGCAGCGCGGCCCAACAGGCCCGTGCGGCGGCCAACCAGGTCAAGAGCATCATCGACTTCATCAACGTGGCCGTGGCCGCCGCCGACGCCGCCGCGAACGCGGCCATCGCCGCGGTGAGCGCGGTGGGCAACGCGGGTGCCGCCGCTGCTGCCGCCGACGAGGCCGCCGGGCACGCCGCAGTCGCCGACTCCGAGGCCGCCCGGGCCCGCGAGCAGGCCGCCCGCGCACGGCGGCTGGCAGCCTCGGCCACCCGTTCCGCGAACGAGGCGCAGTCGCTGGCCCGCACGGCCGCTGCGGCGGCCCGCCAGGCGAAGACGTACGCCGAGCGCTCGGCCGCCCATGCCGACGCCGCGGCCGACGCCGCCGAGGCCGCGGCCGACTTCGCTGGAACCGCCAAGGAAGCCGCCGCCAAGGCCAGCCAGCACGCGACCGCGGCGCTGGCCGCCGCCAAGGACGCGGCCGACGCGGCCCTGCAGGCCGAGACGGTCGAACAGGCCGCGCGCGCCGCCGATGAGCAGAGCCTCACCACGGACACCGCCAACGCCCTGGCCGAGGCGGCTGCCGCCCGTGTCGTCGAGCAGGCCAAACCGGCCGACATCATGGCCGACGTGCCGGAGGCGCAGCGGGTCTCAGCAGAGGCCGCCGGGCTGCTGGCGGCCGCGACCGCGAGCGGTGCGTCCACCGAGACCATGCTGGCCAACGGTCGCCGGGCGGCTGTTCTGCTGCGCGAGGAAGGTGGGCCCTGGACTGCACAGGCCGCCGAGGAGGCCCTGGCCGGCGACACCGAGACCATGCGGACCTTCCTGTTCAACGGCCGCGAGGAGGCCGCCACGCAGGACGACCGTTCCCGGGTGCTCGAGCTGATCTCGCAGGACCCGGAGAACACGGCGCTGGCCGAGGCGGCCAAAGCGGTCCTCGGTAAGAGCCACGCCGAGATCGTTCAGTTCCTTGCCTATCCGAACTACCTCGGTCGAGCCACGAAGGACCGAATCGCGGTCTCGGACCTCATCGCCACCGGCGGGCCGGCCACGGTGACGGCGGGCAAGGCGGCGCTCAGGGGCACGCCGCAGGATGTTTACCAGTTCCTGCGTACCGGCAAGGACACTGCGGCTGCCACCGACGACCGGGTTGCGATCGCAGACATCGCCGCGGCCGGCGGACCCGAGGTGCAGGCCGCCGCGAAGGTGGCGCTGGCCGGCCCGACCGCCATGGGTAAGAAGTTCTTGGCCGTCGAGCAGTACCGCGCCAAGCTTCGCGACGAGCAGACTGCGGCGCACGTGGCGACCGTACAGTCCATCGTCGCTGCTGCCGCGCAGTCGGCGAACCTCGCCGCCCAGGACGCGGCGCTCGCCGCAGAGTTGGCGGCCCGCGCCAACGACGCCGCCGCAGACGCGGAGAAGTACAAGACGCAGGCCGCCAACTCGGCGAAGGCGGCCGCGCTCTACGCCAGCCAGGCGGCCACCGCCGCGGCTGCGGCGAAGAGGTCCGCCGACGCCGCGGCGGCCTCGGCGCAGACCGCCAAGAACGCTGCGGCCGACGCCAAGGCCGCCGCGGCCGACGCGCAGCGCTCGGCCGATCAGGCCACCTCGTCGGCCGCGTCCGCGCACTCGTCCGCCAACGCGGCGTACGAGTCAGCGGCACAGGCCCACGCGTCGGCGATCGCGGCCGGCAAGAGCGCAGCCGAGGCGGCCAGCATCGCGCTGGACGCGATGAAGATCGCCACGGGCAAGCTTCTCGAGGCCTGGGCCGCCTCCGACCCGAACCCGACTCCGCCGCCCGTACCCGATGAGACGGGCATGGAGGACTCCGGCGACCCGGTTGAGACCCGCGCGATGCCCGAATCGGTGGGGATTAGCAACTCGGAGATCGCTCAGCTCCTGCTCGACCTGATCGGCATCTTTGACCCGACCGGTGCCGCCGATGGTGCCTCCGGGCTGATGTCGCTGTGGAACGGCGACTGGTCGGGCGCCGGTCTCTCGGCCATCTCTCTGTTCCCGTACGCGGGCGACGCCGCCGCCAAGGGCCCCAAGATCATAAAGGATCTCAAGGGATTCGCCTGGCTCGCCAAGCGGGCGCACAGCGCGGAGTTCGTGAACAACCTGGCGTTCAACGTGCGGTACGCCGGCGCAGCCCGCGCCAACCGGGCACTGGGTGCCATGGACAATTTGCTGAAGGAGGCGGCGGAGTTCTACGCGAAAAACCCTGGTGCCGTCGAGGCGGCGCGAAAGCTCCGCCTGCCCACCAAGGGCCCGATTGTCTTCGTGCCGCCCAAGGGGTGGAATCCCGCCAAGCCCCGCATCAAAAACGGCGGCTACGAGGATGCCTACGGTTATCAGTGGCGCTGGCACCCTGCCCAGCAGGAGTGGGACGTTCAGCTCAAACCCGGTAAGGGCAGCCTCGACCTGTTCGGCAAGGATGCGGGGCACGCGAACATCTCGCCGACCGGCCGGGTCACCCACTGA
- a CDS encoding serine hydrolase: MTRHSGEVGYESQYTGTTVLDNSGTIVDSPYGTFNMRLHDANGGWIASAVDLVRWASAFDTGSPILNSTSLGRAWAVPNPTGVNSNGWYYGLGWQVRPVTTGGTGRNTWHTGSLPGTYSIVVRTCHGLSWAAVFNRRDDESGLTYGDIDPALWGAFRAVTSWPTHNLWSTYFG; this comes from the coding sequence ATCACTCGGCACAGCGGTGAGGTCGGGTACGAGTCGCAGTACACCGGCACAACCGTGCTGGACAACTCCGGCACCATCGTGGACTCCCCGTACGGCACGTTCAACATGCGCCTGCACGACGCCAACGGCGGGTGGATCGCCTCGGCCGTGGACCTGGTGCGCTGGGCGTCGGCCTTCGACACCGGCAGTCCGATCTTGAACAGCACCTCGCTGGGTCGGGCCTGGGCGGTGCCGAACCCGACCGGTGTGAACTCCAATGGCTGGTATTACGGCCTGGGTTGGCAGGTGCGCCCGGTGACGACCGGCGGCACCGGGCGTAACACCTGGCACACCGGCAGCCTGCCGGGCACGTACAGCATCGTGGTCCGCACCTGTCACGGCCTGAGCTGGGCGGCCGTGTTCAACCGCCGCGACGACGAGTCCGGGCTGACCTACGGCGACATCGACCCCGCGCTGTGGGGTGCCTTTCGCGCGGTGACCAGTTGGCCCACCCACAACCTCTGGTCGACGTACTTCGGGTGA
- a CDS encoding LacI family DNA-binding transcriptional regulator produces MVFQERVKMSDVARTAGVSVATVSKVVNGRYGVAQATVLRVQQVIHELGYEASLGAQSLRSHRTNVLGILVAEFEPFSTELLKGASQEVAGSGYQLLAYSSGDGEGAAVGWERRSLARLSGTLIDGAVIVTPTVVETKHGFHVVAVDPHTGPSDLPTVDSDNFAGAVLATNYLLSLGHRRIGHISGRADLKSARLREAGFRRAMADAGVPVDERLVRVGGFRIESAAGTAAELLALPDRPSAIFAGNDLSAISTMDVARGMGLSVPDDLSVIGFDNVPESALVNPPLTTIMQPLQRMGAEALRLLVDLIAGVERDTHIRLPTELVIRSSCRPLQ; encoded by the coding sequence GTGGTCTTTCAGGAGCGCGTCAAGATGTCGGATGTCGCACGCACAGCCGGCGTCTCGGTCGCGACCGTATCGAAGGTCGTAAACGGCCGATACGGCGTGGCCCAAGCCACCGTGCTGCGCGTCCAGCAGGTCATCCACGAGCTCGGCTACGAGGCGAGCCTGGGGGCGCAAAGCCTGCGCAGCCACCGCACCAACGTGCTCGGCATCCTGGTCGCCGAGTTCGAGCCGTTCTCGACCGAGTTGCTCAAGGGGGCGTCCCAGGAGGTCGCGGGCAGCGGATACCAGCTGCTGGCCTACTCCAGCGGTGACGGCGAGGGCGCCGCCGTGGGGTGGGAGCGGCGTTCGCTCGCCCGTCTCTCCGGCACTCTCATCGACGGGGCCGTGATCGTCACGCCGACCGTGGTCGAGACCAAGCATGGCTTCCACGTCGTGGCCGTCGACCCGCACACCGGGCCGTCCGACCTGCCCACCGTCGATTCGGACAACTTCGCCGGCGCCGTGCTGGCGACCAACTACCTACTGTCCCTCGGCCACCGACGGATCGGGCACATCAGTGGACGCGCCGACCTGAAGTCGGCGCGGCTGCGCGAGGCCGGCTTCCGCAGGGCGATGGCCGACGCGGGCGTACCGGTGGACGAGAGGCTCGTCCGCGTCGGCGGGTTCCGGATCGAGAGCGCCGCCGGCACGGCCGCGGAACTTCTCGCCCTCCCCGACCGGCCGAGCGCGATCTTCGCGGGTAACGACCTCTCCGCGATATCCACGATGGACGTGGCGCGCGGCATGGGCCTCTCGGTGCCCGACGACCTGTCGGTGATCGGCTTCGACAACGTCCCGGAGTCGGCGCTGGTGAACCCGCCGCTGACGACCATCATGCAACCGCTGCAGCGGATGGGCGCCGAGGCGTTGCGCCTGCTGGTCGACCTGATCGCCGGTGTCGAACGGGACACCCACATCCGGCTCCCCACCGAGCTGGTGATCCGTTCCTCCTGCCGCCCACTTCAGTAA
- a CDS encoding extracellular solute-binding protein, protein MATKRRAGAVLALLMTSVLVVTGCSGGGDEAAPQSELYKNPVTLTWWHNASQDGPGKTYWEKVAKDFSALHSTVKIEIEAIETNQLQRTRIPAALLSSDPPDLFMTWGGGEMSEQVEADYLKEITDQTKTEVASIGSPAEIWQVNGKQYGLPFRMGIEGIWYNKEMFASAGIAAPPTTFEELNAAVTKLKAINVVPIAVGAGDKWPAAHWWYNMALRACSVDTLKKAAKDKTFDDPCFLKAGQDLKTFIDTKPFQPNFIATPGQNDPTSANGMLANGKAAMELMGDWNRGTLDTVATDPAKVAKFLGWFPVPAIAGSPGDPKAALGGGDGFACSKNAPAECVEFLKYIVSPEVQKGYAETGTGLPVVKGAEVGVKDPALKSISDATAAASYVQLWLDTAYGSTIGTAMNDAVVAIFAGNGTPEKVVSGMKAAASK, encoded by the coding sequence ATGGCAACGAAGCGACGTGCGGGTGCCGTTCTGGCACTGCTAATGACAAGTGTTCTCGTTGTCACCGGGTGTAGTGGCGGTGGCGACGAGGCAGCCCCTCAGAGCGAGCTGTACAAGAACCCGGTGACCCTGACCTGGTGGCACAACGCCTCACAGGACGGGCCTGGCAAAACCTACTGGGAGAAGGTCGCCAAGGACTTCTCCGCACTCCACTCCACGGTCAAGATCGAGATCGAGGCGATCGAGACGAACCAGCTCCAGCGCACCCGGATCCCCGCCGCGCTGCTGAGCAGCGACCCGCCGGACCTCTTCATGACCTGGGGCGGTGGCGAGATGAGCGAGCAGGTGGAGGCCGACTACCTCAAGGAGATCACCGACCAGACCAAGACCGAGGTCGCCAGCATCGGAAGTCCTGCGGAAATCTGGCAGGTGAACGGCAAGCAGTACGGTCTGCCGTTCCGGATGGGCATCGAGGGCATCTGGTACAACAAGGAGATGTTCGCCAGTGCGGGCATCGCGGCACCGCCGACCACCTTCGAAGAGCTCAACGCCGCGGTCACCAAGCTCAAGGCGATCAACGTCGTCCCGATCGCCGTGGGCGCCGGTGACAAGTGGCCGGCCGCGCACTGGTGGTACAACATGGCGCTACGCGCCTGCTCTGTCGACACCCTGAAGAAGGCGGCGAAGGACAAGACCTTCGACGACCCGTGCTTCCTGAAGGCCGGCCAGGACCTGAAGACCTTCATCGACACCAAGCCGTTCCAGCCCAACTTCATCGCCACGCCCGGCCAGAACGACCCGACCAGCGCCAACGGCATGCTCGCCAACGGCAAGGCCGCGATGGAGCTCATGGGTGACTGGAACCGCGGCACGCTGGACACCGTCGCCACGGACCCGGCGAAGGTCGCGAAGTTCCTCGGCTGGTTCCCGGTGCCGGCGATCGCCGGATCCCCGGGTGACCCGAAGGCGGCCCTCGGCGGTGGCGACGGGTTCGCCTGTTCCAAGAACGCCCCGGCCGAGTGCGTCGAGTTCCTCAAGTACATCGTGAGCCCCGAGGTGCAGAAGGGCTATGCCGAGACGGGCACGGGCCTGCCTGTCGTCAAGGGCGCCGAGGTCGGCGTGAAGGACCCCGCGCTGAAGTCCATCTCGGACGCCACCGCCGCAGCGAGCTACGTCCAGCTCTGGCTGGACACGGCGTACGGCAGCACCATCGGCACCGCGATGAACGACGCGGTCGTCGCTATCTTCGCCGGCAACGGGACGCCTGAGAAGGTCGTCTCAGGGATGAAGGCGGCCGCAAGCAAGTGA